A stretch of the Desulfatibacillum aliphaticivorans DSM 15576 genome encodes the following:
- a CDS encoding DUF6444 domain-containing protein: MKPKRPISDLDWQLTPQPMREYVLYLERTVQQLQQSVDQLTQLVQEQGQIIQQQNKRIEKLEAQLNKNSGNSSKPPSSD, encoded by the coding sequence ATGAAACCCAAGCGCCCCATATCCGACCTGGACTGGCAACTCACTCCCCAACCTATGCGTGAGTATGTGCTCTATCTGGAACGCACCGTCCAACAGCTTCAACAATCCGTGGACCAACTCACCCAGCTTGTTCAGGAACAGGGCCAAATCATTCAACAGCAAAACAAACGCATTGAAAAATTGGAAGCCCAGCTCAACAAGAACTCCGGTAATTCCAGCAAACCGCCCTCGTCCGATC
- a CDS encoding MgtC/SapB family protein — protein sequence MDLDWATFEKILYALGIGILIGLERSLAPSSKSCDKPGEEEEGPPNTLLGVRTFSILSLGGFAAALLGNEYSFAAPVILAGLILFLALKYVLDRDPDPGITTEIAGVVCAALGALCYHQAHSAVVLALIITILLAMKGNMPKLLGKLKRIEFTDTLKFLVIILILLPLIPNRTIGPYDVFNPYKVTFLVILISGISFVGYFCTKFLGAQRGLGITGLFGGLTSSTAVTASMAAQAKSAPALRKACAMATVIANATMFARVLMVVFILDRALTRELVWSIGAMMAGAFIASIFLWRGAHNQGTAGKRTEADELTLSNPFSIGPALKFALVFVGILFAAKIAQNALGDQGLYLASLVSGLADVDPITLSIVEQTKSLTLDRHVGAVGITIAVVSNSVVKSGIAVYSGGWKFGSLVGGILLSVTLLGLLVLLVL from the coding sequence ATGGATCTGGACTGGGCGACTTTTGAAAAAATCCTGTACGCGCTGGGAATAGGCATCTTAATTGGGCTGGAACGGAGCCTGGCTCCCTCGTCCAAGAGCTGCGACAAGCCAGGGGAGGAGGAAGAAGGCCCGCCCAACACCCTCCTGGGCGTGCGCACCTTTTCCATTCTCTCTCTGGGCGGGTTCGCCGCAGCCCTTCTGGGCAATGAATACTCCTTTGCCGCGCCGGTCATCCTGGCCGGTCTGATCCTTTTTCTGGCCTTGAAATACGTCCTCGACCGGGACCCGGATCCGGGCATCACCACGGAAATCGCCGGAGTGGTCTGTGCGGCCCTTGGCGCATTATGCTATCACCAAGCCCACTCGGCCGTGGTGCTGGCCCTGATCATCACCATACTCCTGGCCATGAAAGGCAATATGCCCAAGCTGCTGGGGAAGCTCAAGCGCATCGAGTTCACTGACACGCTTAAGTTCCTGGTCATCATCCTCATCCTTCTTCCCCTCATTCCCAACCGCACCATCGGGCCTTATGATGTTTTCAATCCCTACAAGGTGACATTTTTGGTGATCCTGATCTCGGGCATCAGCTTTGTGGGGTATTTCTGCACCAAGTTTCTCGGAGCCCAGCGGGGCTTGGGAATAACCGGGCTGTTCGGAGGGCTCACCTCTTCCACGGCGGTGACGGCCTCCATGGCGGCCCAGGCCAAGAGCGCCCCGGCTTTAAGGAAAGCCTGCGCCATGGCCACGGTCATTGCAAATGCCACCATGTTCGCACGGGTTCTAATGGTGGTTTTCATCCTGGATCGCGCCCTGACCCGGGAACTGGTCTGGTCCATCGGCGCCATGATGGCAGGGGCCTTCATCGCCTCCATCTTCCTGTGGCGCGGCGCCCATAACCAGGGGACGGCCGGCAAACGCACTGAAGCCGATGAACTGACCCTTTCCAACCCCTTTTCCATTGGGCCTGCCCTCAAGTTCGCCCTGGTTTTCGTGGGAATCCTCTTTGCGGCTAAGATCGCCCAGAACGCCCTGGGCGACCAGGGCCTGTACCTGGCCTCCCTGGTGAGCGGCCTGGCGGACGTGGACCCCATCACCCTTTCCATCGTGGAGCAGACGAAAAGCCTCACCCTCGACCGGCATGTGGGGGCCGTCGGCATAACCATTGCCGTGGTCTCCAACAGCGTGGTCAAGAGCGGCATCGCCGTTTACTCCGGCGGCTGGAAATTCGGCTCCCTGGTGGGGGGCATTCTTCTTTCGGTCACCCTTCTCGGCCTGCTGGTCCTTTTGGTTCTTTAG
- a CDS encoding sigma-54 interaction domain-containing protein, which produces MVKADAFYRETTQALGEDGELEAVIHHCLLVLAKYMPADGLAIQLLEPSLKSIRTIVWQPRDEENPISGGFPEEMKEAILLMPPKTRDFLRSQTLPDIRIINRPEEDPISETLLAFTGRNYSSISMFLKREGKRFGSVTVAAHGRDRYTQGELELFSLLKIPFSMAVGNLLLMQEVVKLKSILDDRLELQKKRITPNEIIGRNQGLRDVVKMINLIAPQNTPVLINGETGVGKELIANAIHSMSPRKDGPLIIVNCGAIPETLVESELFGHEAGAFTGASERRKGRFERAHHGTIFLDEIGELKPDIQVKLLRVLQSQEIERVGGSKSIKVNARIIAATHRNLARMVSEGTFREDLYYRINVFPIVVPPLRTRTNDIPALTDHFIRKKSRDLKIYPAPKLDNKAIYHLMNYHWPGNVRELENIIERALILWDGGALSFKNLNIAKTEGGAKFGAYKEKSKTPLPLETVVADHIENVLALTKGRINGPNGAAKILDVNPSTLRTKMKKLGIPFKLKEVKDKYQSNL; this is translated from the coding sequence ATGGTCAAAGCGGACGCCTTTTATCGGGAGACGACCCAGGCCCTGGGCGAGGACGGGGAGCTTGAGGCCGTCATCCATCATTGCCTGCTTGTGTTGGCGAAATACATGCCCGCGGATGGTTTGGCGATCCAGCTATTGGAGCCGTCCTTAAAATCCATTCGGACGATTGTCTGGCAGCCCCGGGACGAAGAAAACCCAATATCGGGCGGCTTCCCCGAGGAAATGAAGGAGGCCATACTCCTGATGCCCCCGAAGACGCGGGATTTTTTAAGGAGCCAAACCCTCCCGGACATCCGGATTATCAATCGGCCGGAAGAGGACCCGATCAGTGAAACGCTGCTGGCGTTCACCGGGCGGAATTACTCCAGTATTTCCATGTTTCTTAAAAGGGAGGGGAAGCGCTTTGGCTCCGTCACCGTCGCGGCCCATGGCAGGGACCGCTATACGCAAGGGGAGCTGGAGCTTTTTTCCCTGCTGAAGATTCCTTTCTCCATGGCTGTGGGCAATCTGCTCCTCATGCAGGAGGTCGTCAAATTAAAAAGCATTCTGGATGATCGGCTTGAACTTCAGAAAAAGCGGATCACCCCCAACGAGATAATCGGGCGCAACCAGGGCCTTCGGGACGTGGTGAAAATGATCAACCTCATCGCTCCGCAAAACACCCCTGTATTGATAAACGGAGAGACAGGGGTGGGCAAAGAGTTGATCGCCAACGCCATCCATTCCATGTCCCCCCGGAAGGACGGGCCGCTGATTATCGTCAATTGCGGCGCCATACCGGAAACCCTGGTGGAAAGCGAGCTTTTCGGCCATGAAGCCGGAGCCTTCACCGGCGCCTCCGAAAGGCGAAAAGGGCGCTTTGAACGCGCCCATCACGGGACGATTTTTTTGGACGAAATAGGGGAGTTGAAGCCGGACATCCAGGTCAAGCTTTTGCGCGTGCTCCAGAGCCAGGAAATCGAGCGGGTGGGCGGGTCCAAGTCCATTAAGGTGAACGCACGGATTATTGCGGCCACTCACCGGAACCTGGCCAGGATGGTTTCCGAAGGGACGTTCCGGGAGGATTTGTATTACAGGATCAACGTGTTTCCCATTGTCGTCCCTCCGTTGCGCACCAGGACAAATGACATCCCCGCCCTCACCGACCATTTTATCCGGAAAAAATCCCGGGACCTGAAAATATATCCCGCCCCCAAGCTGGACAACAAAGCCATTTACCACCTCATGAACTACCACTGGCCCGGCAACGTGCGCGAGTTGGAGAACATCATAGAAAGGGCCCTTATTTTGTGGGACGGCGGCGCCTTGTCGTTCAAAAACCTGAACATCGCCAAAACCGAGGGAGGGGCGAAATTCGGGGCGTACAAGGAAAAATCCAAAACACCTCTTCCTTTAGAAACCGTGGTGGCGGACCACATAGAAAACGTTTTGGCCCTGACCAAAGGCAGGATCAACGGGCCCAACGGCGCCGCAAAAATCCTGGACGTCAATCCAAGCACGCTTCGCACTAAGATGAAAAAGCTGGGCATTCCCTTTAAGCTGAAAGAGGTCAAAGACAAGTATCAATCCAATTTATAA
- a CDS encoding acyl-CoA dehydrogenase family protein — translation MDYNLTKQQIALKKEFEHFFQEEMKKAPPEYWQSGQFETVYISDAGWEFYKYMKGRYAEKGWAALAWPIEYGGAGLTLMEQLLFDEAQSLYGAPRDIYGIRMFGQAVLVFATEEQRKRILPPIVSGEIQYCQGWSEPNAGSDLAALTTTAVRDGNEYVVNGQKTWTSGAHRSDKIFLLARTDPNSSRGEGLSVFNVDLKLPGIEIRPVHFMNGDHVFNEVYFTDVRVPASELIGGEENDGWRQTRATMNFERSLIAFFAGTRRRLDEFIEYVKTTKRDGRYLAENPIIRHKIAQLHVDIEVGRSLAYSTAFAELSGNMLFSAAAASESRVFGGELYQRVANVTTEIMGLYGQVESSRWAPLHGIASDGYQFNIGFNIGGGTSEIQRNIIAWIGLGMPRLKTVKTK, via the coding sequence ATGGATTACAACCTGACGAAGCAGCAGATTGCCTTAAAAAAGGAGTTTGAACATTTTTTTCAGGAGGAAATGAAAAAAGCGCCGCCGGAGTACTGGCAAAGCGGGCAGTTTGAAACGGTCTACATCTCGGATGCCGGGTGGGAATTTTATAAATACATGAAGGGCAGATACGCCGAAAAAGGCTGGGCCGCCCTGGCCTGGCCCATAGAATACGGCGGCGCCGGCCTCACCTTGATGGAGCAGTTGCTGTTTGACGAAGCCCAGTCATTATACGGGGCGCCCCGCGACATCTACGGCATCCGAATGTTCGGGCAAGCCGTCCTGGTGTTCGCCACGGAGGAGCAAAGGAAAAGGATTCTGCCCCCCATTGTCAGCGGGGAAATTCAGTACTGCCAGGGCTGGAGCGAGCCTAATGCGGGCTCCGACCTTGCGGCCTTGACCACAACCGCTGTTCGGGACGGGAATGAATATGTGGTCAACGGCCAGAAAACATGGACCAGCGGGGCGCATCGCTCGGACAAAATTTTTCTGCTTGCCAGGACGGACCCGAATTCCTCGCGGGGGGAAGGGCTTTCGGTGTTCAACGTGGATTTGAAGCTGCCCGGGATAGAAATCAGGCCGGTCCATTTTATGAACGGGGATCATGTTTTCAATGAAGTCTATTTTACGGACGTCAGGGTTCCCGCATCCGAACTCATTGGGGGGGAGGAAAACGACGGCTGGCGTCAGACCCGGGCCACCATGAATTTCGAGCGGTCCCTGATAGCATTTTTCGCTGGGACCAGGCGGCGTCTGGACGAATTTATCGAATATGTAAAGACAACCAAGCGCGACGGCCGCTATCTGGCGGAAAACCCCATCATCCGGCATAAGATCGCACAACTCCATGTGGACATCGAAGTGGGGCGCTCTCTTGCTTATTCCACGGCGTTCGCCGAGTTAAGCGGGAACATGCTTTTTTCCGCGGCCGCGGCGTCGGAATCCCGCGTTTTCGGCGGCGAGTTGTACCAACGGGTTGCCAACGTGACTACTGAAATCATGGGCCTTTACGGGCAGGTGGAGTCTTCCAGGTGGGCCCCCCTCCATGGCATTGCCAGCGACGGCTATCAATTTAACATCGGATTCAACATAGGCGGCGGAACCTCGGAAATACAGCGCAACATCATTGCCTGGATCGGCCTGGGAATGCCCAGACTCAAAACCGTCAAAACCAAATAA
- a CDS encoding acyl-CoA dehydrogenase family protein, protein MDLSFSSTQKLLRDSAAKFLSAECPYARVKEIEDSEQGYDPVIWAQMADLGWLGCALPEEYGGTASSFVDLIIIQEEIGRRLAPSPFFSTVVQCSELIRAGGSEEQKSELLNAIAEGRLIMSLAQYEPEASYLESGIKMQATPQGDQYILSGVKMFAMDANICGKLITAARVPDMGVTLFLVDADHPDISISKIPTIGKDNACEVILNNAAVPKSDVIGEVGDGWELLEKMNAKAAVAKAAEMVGGSKACVTMAGEYAKMREQYGVPIGGNQAIQHYLANMLVAYDTSYSYLYQVACMVDEGRDFALEASTLKACCNQNYKFISERAVQIHGAIGTTRECDISLFYRKAKACEYACGDTFLHLDNIADSLL, encoded by the coding sequence ATGGATCTTTCTTTCAGTTCGACTCAGAAGCTGCTGCGGGATTCCGCGGCCAAATTTTTATCCGCGGAATGTCCTTACGCCCGGGTCAAGGAAATAGAAGATTCCGAGCAGGGATACGATCCTGTAATCTGGGCCCAAATGGCCGACCTGGGCTGGCTGGGATGCGCTTTGCCCGAGGAGTACGGCGGCACGGCCAGTTCGTTTGTGGACCTCATCATCATTCAGGAAGAGATCGGCAGGCGCCTGGCGCCCAGCCCCTTTTTCTCCACCGTGGTCCAGTGCAGCGAACTCATCCGGGCAGGAGGAAGCGAGGAGCAAAAATCCGAACTGCTCAACGCCATCGCCGAGGGCAGGTTGATTATGTCCCTGGCCCAATACGAGCCGGAGGCCAGCTACCTGGAATCGGGCATAAAAATGCAGGCCACTCCCCAGGGAGATCAATATATTCTCAGCGGCGTCAAAATGTTCGCCATGGACGCCAATATTTGCGGCAAGCTGATCACGGCGGCACGAGTTCCGGATATGGGCGTCACCCTTTTCCTGGTGGACGCGGATCATCCGGATATTTCCATCTCCAAAATTCCTACCATTGGAAAAGACAACGCCTGTGAGGTCATCCTGAATAACGCGGCGGTTCCCAAGTCTGACGTCATCGGGGAGGTCGGCGACGGGTGGGAGCTTCTTGAAAAAATGAACGCCAAAGCCGCCGTTGCAAAGGCCGCCGAGATGGTGGGCGGCAGCAAGGCCTGCGTGACTATGGCCGGCGAATACGCCAAAATGCGGGAGCAGTACGGCGTCCCCATCGGGGGCAATCAGGCCATCCAGCATTATCTGGCCAACATGCTCGTGGCCTACGACACCAGCTACAGCTATTTGTATCAGGTGGCCTGCATGGTTGATGAGGGCAGGGACTTCGCCTTGGAGGCCTCTACGCTCAAGGCTTGCTGCAACCAGAATTACAAGTTCATCAGCGAACGCGCCGTCCAAATACACGGGGCCATCGGAACAACCAGAGAATGCGACATCAGCCTGTTTTACCGAAAGGCCAAAGCGTGCGAATACGCCTGCGGCGACACCTTTCTGCATTTGGATAACATAGCTGACAGCCTGCTCTAA